The following proteins are encoded in a genomic region of Spirosoma sp. SC4-14:
- a CDS encoding ABC transporter ATP-binding protein yields MGAAIVINDISRNYGDVKALQAVSFEVNHGELFGLIGPDGAGKTTLFKILVTLLLPDGGKATVMGHDVVTDFRYLRQTVGYMPGRFSLYPDLTVRENIEFFATVFGTTIEANYDLVRDIYVQLEPFKNRRAGALSGGMKQKLALCCALIHKPDVLFLDEPTTGVDAVSRKEFWEMLGNLKKQGLTILVSTPYMDEADLCDRVAFIQNGTILGVDTPVGITKRFTKPLFAVKADNTYQLIQDLRLADFTHTCYAFGESIHLTVHPGTKADRVKTYLLGCNLKNVEVQAISAGIEDTFMELMQGASSSSLPTNQLHP; encoded by the coding sequence ATGGGTGCAGCTATTGTAATCAACGATATTTCCAGGAACTACGGCGACGTGAAGGCGTTGCAGGCCGTTTCTTTTGAGGTGAACCACGGTGAGCTCTTCGGGCTGATTGGGCCAGATGGGGCCGGAAAAACGACGCTCTTTAAAATTCTGGTTACGCTGCTCCTGCCCGATGGGGGTAAAGCGACCGTGATGGGCCATGACGTGGTGACCGACTTTCGCTACCTGCGCCAGACAGTAGGCTACATGCCGGGCCGATTCTCACTTTATCCAGATCTAACCGTTCGGGAAAATATAGAGTTTTTTGCCACCGTTTTTGGTACGACTATCGAAGCGAATTATGATCTGGTCCGGGATATTTACGTGCAGTTGGAACCCTTCAAAAACCGCCGGGCGGGAGCGCTGTCGGGTGGTATGAAGCAAAAGCTCGCCCTCTGCTGCGCCCTGATCCACAAACCGGACGTACTATTCCTCGACGAGCCAACCACCGGAGTGGATGCCGTGTCGCGCAAGGAGTTCTGGGAGATGCTGGGCAACCTGAAAAAACAGGGACTGACCATCCTGGTATCGACTCCTTACATGGACGAAGCCGATCTCTGCGACCGGGTGGCGTTCATCCAGAACGGTACCATTTTGGGAGTCGATACGCCAGTTGGAATTACGAAACGGTTCACGAAGCCGCTGTTCGCCGTCAAAGCCGACAATACCTACCAGTTGATTCAGGATCTGCGCCTGGCTGACTTTACCCATACCTGTTATGCCTTTGGCGAGTCCATCCATCTAACGGTCCATCCAGGGACAAAAGCAGACCGGGTGAAGACGTATCTGCTAGGTTGTAACCTGAAAAACGTGGAGGTACAGGCCATTTCGGCTGGCATTGAAGACACCTTCATGGAACTCATGCAGGGGGCTTCATCTTCCTCCTTACCCACAAACCAGCTACATCCATGA
- a CDS encoding DUF2141 domain-containing protein, which translates to MNKLWLISLLVSLVQIDKSPVPTEHYRLRWIDTGEVTVDVSSIKGTAGKVVVCVFKTLEGFPNEVERATQIQSSAISGNSVKVTFRNLEPGDYYISAFHDTNNNGKPDRNFVGIPKEGVGASNNVVKNARLKPDFGRAKIHIHPGSQQISFDLRYF; encoded by the coding sequence ATGAACAAATTATGGTTGATAAGCCTGCTTGTTAGTCTCGTTCAGATTGATAAATCTCCGGTACCAACTGAACACTACCGGCTGCGGTGGATCGACACCGGTGAAGTAACCGTAGACGTATCCAGCATTAAAGGCACGGCTGGCAAAGTCGTCGTCTGTGTATTTAAAACATTGGAAGGATTTCCTAACGAAGTAGAGCGAGCCACTCAAATACAGTCATCGGCCATTTCGGGTAATTCGGTGAAAGTAACGTTCCGTAATCTCGAGCCGGGCGACTATTACATCAGCGCGTTCCATGATACCAACAACAACGGCAAACCCGACCGCAACTTCGTCGGTATTCCGAAAGAAGGCGTAGGAGCTTCGAATAATGTCGTAAAAAATGCCCGGCTTAAACCCGATTTCGGTAGAGCAAAGATACATATCCATCCAGGAAGCCAGCAGATCAGTTTTGACCTCCGCTATTTTTGA
- a CDS encoding HlyD family efflux transporter periplasmic adaptor subunit has translation MKTFNITLAASVLLFTMACHQDDEKADAYGNFEAVETIVSAEATGTLQLFTVEEGQQLKVGQPVGKVDTEQLTLRRAQLVASQRAVGSRTPNVTAQLSAYEQQIAVQQQQLTTLQREKERTRNLIEAGAAPTKQLDDIQAQIDAVDRQIALIRQQRAVQASALGTQRSGTAAEAAPIAEQIRQVDDQIAKSTIVNPVAGVVTVKYAEPGEVVSYGKPLYKVAPLTEITLRAYVMGDQLVNVKPGQSVQVQVDAPGGQLKSYAGTVTWISSKAEFTPKVIQTRDERVNLVYAVKINVKNDGGLKIGMPGEVRFAANSDKNTTSKAEQ, from the coding sequence ATGAAAACCTTTAATATCACCCTGGCTGCCAGTGTATTGCTTTTTACAATGGCTTGCCATCAAGACGACGAAAAAGCAGATGCCTATGGCAACTTTGAAGCCGTAGAGACGATTGTATCGGCTGAAGCCACGGGCACTTTGCAACTGTTTACAGTTGAAGAAGGGCAGCAACTGAAAGTTGGGCAACCGGTTGGCAAGGTCGACACCGAGCAGCTTACACTTCGAAGGGCGCAGCTTGTGGCCAGCCAGCGCGCTGTTGGGAGCCGCACCCCCAACGTAACGGCTCAGCTTTCGGCTTATGAGCAGCAGATTGCCGTGCAGCAGCAACAACTCACTACCCTGCAACGGGAAAAAGAGCGCACCAGGAATTTGATTGAAGCAGGGGCTGCACCGACTAAACAACTCGATGATATTCAGGCACAGATCGACGCGGTTGACCGGCAGATAGCGCTCATTCGTCAGCAGCGGGCGGTGCAGGCATCGGCCCTGGGAACTCAGCGGAGCGGCACAGCTGCTGAGGCCGCCCCCATAGCCGAACAGATTCGGCAGGTGGATGATCAGATTGCAAAATCGACCATAGTCAACCCGGTTGCGGGGGTTGTCACGGTAAAGTACGCCGAACCGGGCGAGGTAGTTAGCTACGGCAAGCCCCTCTACAAGGTAGCCCCCCTGACTGAGATCACCCTGCGGGCCTATGTAATGGGGGATCAGTTGGTGAATGTAAAACCGGGCCAGTCGGTGCAGGTTCAGGTCGATGCTCCCGGTGGTCAGCTTAAATCCTACGCTGGAACGGTGACGTGGATATCGAGTAAAGCCGAGTTTACGCCCAAGGTGATTCAGACCCGTGATGAACGGGTAAACTTAGTCTACGCGGTGAAAATCAACGTCAAGAATGACGGCGGTCTAAAAATCGGCATGCCAGGCGAGGTTCGGTTTGCTGCTAATTCAGACAAGAATACAACGTCAAAGGCAGAACAATAA
- a CDS encoding TolC family protein encodes MKTYLLGWAWVLGIPALAQSSVTLEECYAAARAHYPQLRQEAILQQTNELAIANLNASRRLPQLTVNGQATWQSEVTKLPIELPNLSVPVLNKDQYKLTLDASYTLYDGQLTQLQTAAQQAGTATAIRQVEVELNRLKDQVNSLFLNALLTDENIRLTRILLDDLRNRAEKTRASVRFGTSAQINLDGLLAEALRTEQRLADLNASRQGLRASLQLLTGLPVIDSTRLVVVEPTRLTGLSLNRPELALYQAQRSQYDAQAGLINNRTKPRISLFAQPGVGRPGLNLLSNDFKPFFIGGLRLNWNLSAAYNLERDRQLVALNRQQVDVQQATFEQNIALQLRQQQTEIDRLEAQLSRDAEIVALRTKVRQAAAVQLDNGVLAARDYTIELNNENQALLNQKLHQLQRLLAIIQYRTISGN; translated from the coding sequence ATGAAAACGTATCTACTCGGCTGGGCATGGGTACTGGGTATACCGGCGCTTGCGCAGTCCTCGGTAACCCTAGAAGAGTGCTATGCAGCCGCCCGCGCCCATTACCCACAGCTACGGCAGGAAGCTATCCTACAGCAAACCAATGAATTGGCCATCGCTAATTTGAATGCCAGTCGACGTTTGCCCCAGCTAACCGTGAATGGACAGGCAACCTGGCAGTCGGAAGTAACAAAGTTGCCTATCGAGTTGCCGAACTTGTCTGTCCCCGTGCTGAACAAAGACCAGTACAAACTGACCCTGGATGCCAGTTATACCCTTTACGACGGCCAGTTGACCCAGTTACAGACGGCCGCTCAGCAGGCGGGTACAGCTACCGCCATTCGTCAGGTAGAAGTAGAGCTAAACCGGCTGAAAGATCAGGTAAACAGCCTGTTCCTGAATGCCCTGCTGACCGACGAGAACATTCGCCTGACCCGGATTCTCCTGGATGACCTGCGGAACCGGGCAGAAAAAACTCGGGCGTCGGTACGGTTTGGTACGTCGGCTCAGATCAATCTCGACGGACTATTGGCAGAAGCCCTGCGCACCGAACAACGACTGGCCGACCTCAACGCTAGTCGCCAGGGGCTGCGGGCAAGCCTGCAACTGCTGACTGGGCTCCCCGTCATTGATAGTACCCGATTGGTAGTGGTTGAGCCAACGCGTCTGACCGGCTTGTCGCTTAACCGGCCTGAACTGGCCCTTTACCAAGCCCAGCGTAGCCAGTACGACGCTCAGGCGGGCCTGATCAATAATCGAACCAAGCCCCGCATCAGCTTATTTGCCCAACCAGGGGTAGGTCGTCCGGGGTTAAACCTGCTTAGCAATGATTTCAAGCCGTTTTTCATCGGTGGCTTACGACTAAACTGGAACCTGTCAGCGGCCTATAATCTCGAAAGGGACCGCCAACTAGTGGCCTTAAATCGCCAACAGGTAGATGTTCAGCAGGCTACCTTTGAACAGAATATAGCCCTGCAACTGCGGCAGCAGCAAACCGAGATTGACCGACTCGAAGCCCAATTGAGCCGCGATGCAGAGATTGTGGCCCTTCGTACTAAGGTACGTCAGGCAGCAGCTGTACAGCTTGATAATGGCGTACTGGCTGCCCGAGACTATACCATTGAACTCAACAACGAAAACCAGGCGCTGCTCAACCAGAAACTCCACCAGCTACAACGGCTGCTAGCCATCATTCAATATCGTACTATTTCCGGCAACTAA
- a CDS encoding TetR/AcrR family transcriptional regulator → MNNEAIDTEAKIKEAARKVFLVEGYDGAKIRRIADEAGVNLAMVNYYFRSKEQLFMSIYKETFREFLGRLVQMLNEQTPLEVKIWKIVDRYTDFIVENPLVPVFLLSELRNENNTFFKELGIKSILEESYFRKQLLEESKKGTIRPIEPLHIILSIISNIVFPVMAKPMVSFIGGMDDAGFREFIKARKQIIPEMIMTYLRQV, encoded by the coding sequence ATGAACAACGAAGCCATCGATACGGAAGCGAAGATAAAAGAAGCTGCTAGGAAAGTGTTTTTAGTGGAAGGGTACGACGGTGCTAAAATCAGACGAATAGCTGATGAGGCTGGTGTTAACTTAGCTATGGTTAATTACTATTTCCGTAGCAAGGAACAACTTTTTATGAGCATTTATAAAGAAACATTTCGGGAGTTTCTTGGGCGATTAGTCCAAATGCTTAATGAACAAACGCCCTTAGAGGTCAAAATATGGAAAATAGTGGATCGTTACACTGATTTTATCGTCGAAAACCCGTTAGTTCCTGTTTTTTTGCTCTCAGAGTTACGGAACGAAAACAATACTTTCTTTAAAGAATTAGGAATCAAGAGCATCCTTGAAGAGTCCTACTTTCGCAAACAATTGCTAGAAGAGTCTAAGAAAGGGACAATCAGACCCATCGAGCCTTTACATATCATACTGAGTATTATAAGCAATATTGTCTTTCCGGTCATGGCAAAGCCAATGGTATCGTTTATTGGCGGGATGGACGATGCCGGTTTTCGCGAGTTTATTAAAGCCCGTAAACAGATCATTCCGGAAATGATTATGACTTACCTGCGGCAAGTTTAA
- a CDS encoding DUF2490 domain-containing protein: protein MKTHTPTQKVYTYRTRYVAQAQMTLGKPNLADRKVYLVAYDELLIGLGRNMAKNEFDQNRLGLPIGYRFGKVVRIEEGFFSSFSNYPTKIKPRWCSGLNRALLSLGAIDVHWKQQ, encoded by the coding sequence ATGAAAACCCACACACCGACTCAGAAAGTCTACACGTACCGGACACGGTACGTGGCACAGGCACAGATGACGTTAGGTAAGCCTAACCTAGCCGACCGTAAGGTCTATCTTGTTGCCTACGACGAATTATTGATTGGCCTCGGGCGCAACATGGCCAAAAATGAGTTTGATCAAAACCGGTTGGGATTACCCATAGGTTACCGCTTTGGCAAAGTGGTACGGATTGAAGAGGGATTTTTCAGCAGCTTCTCTAACTACCCTACGAAAATCAAACCCAGATGGTGTTCTGGATTAAACAGAGCGCTATTGTCATTAGGCGCTATAGATGTGCATTGGAAACAACAGTAG
- a CDS encoding SDR family NAD(P)-dependent oxidoreductase — MSLDYQRIVLITGTGQQKGIGFGLAKALLAQEHTVILTARNESIAHKLASQLAPDKNPIFGKSVDTTNQTSVDRLADWVREHFGRLDILINAVGSGFDYGISPLHTDFALTQIALETNLFGTWRMIKAFYPLLRQSPSARIVNVSSGAGSFSDARFGLSANPVLMTSYGLSKLALNGLTVQLARELKPDGILVNAVNPGFMTTISGAEAAGTHTVSASIEGVMWAATLPDDGPTGGFFEDCQLINW; from the coding sequence ATGTCATTAGATTATCAGCGTATTGTCCTGATCACAGGAACCGGGCAGCAAAAAGGAATTGGTTTTGGGCTTGCCAAGGCCCTGCTGGCCCAAGAGCATACCGTCATATTAACGGCACGTAATGAATCTATTGCCCATAAATTGGCTAGTCAACTAGCGCCCGACAAAAACCCTATATTTGGCAAATCCGTCGATACCACTAATCAGACAAGTGTTGATCGATTAGCCGACTGGGTACGAGAACATTTTGGACGACTCGATATTCTCATCAATGCTGTCGGGAGTGGTTTTGATTATGGAATCTCTCCTCTTCACACCGACTTTGCACTCACCCAGATAGCTCTGGAGACGAACTTGTTCGGTACCTGGCGCATGATTAAAGCGTTCTATCCACTCCTTCGGCAAAGCCCCTCAGCCCGAATTGTGAACGTATCGAGTGGGGCTGGCTCTTTTAGTGATGCTCGATTCGGGCTTTCTGCCAATCCAGTACTAATGACGTCCTATGGATTATCCAAATTAGCCCTAAATGGATTAACCGTTCAATTAGCCCGAGAATTAAAACCAGATGGAATTCTAGTCAATGCCGTCAATCCTGGTTTTATGACTACAATTTCTGGGGCGGAAGCCGCGGGAACACATACAGTCTCAGCCTCTATTGAGGGAGTCATGTGGGCAGCCACGCTACCCGATGATGGTCCGACGGGGGGCTTTTTCGAGGATTGCCAACTAATAAACTGGTAA